From Anastrepha obliqua isolate idAnaObli1 chromosome 3, idAnaObli1_1.0, whole genome shotgun sequence:
GCTTCCAATACCATTGTACGGAATCATTGGCTACAATGTGGGTATCAATAGCTTTTTTGGTATTAAAATAAGTCCATACGCTTATATCCCAAATTAGTGCGAGCACACGAAAAAAGAATCTTTCTACTTGTTTACGATCTGGCAAACTGAGGGCTGGGGCATTTGGTGTCGATCTGGAGCTCTGTTGTTCCCGCTTGGCATCATCCGCATAGAAACGAACGGCTGTCAGTGCACCTGGAGCAATCAGAAAAAATGatgaaatgcatacatacatacacggctggcgaaaatcctccactgaaccctccccgagggtgccagctggtaataagtaccacagttttcctattttcaggaggtacttagctaagttaagggtactatgggtagggttcgatactcctcaatagtacagcactactcaaagtacctttaacgtggtcgggggtgaagggctggattaaggtgtgatgcgacccgtgccgagaatctgtcaggcttggggcccttctaataaataaccaagtctcgaacggagcttacggataactggcgccctccgtaataattagccttacccgtgtagttcggagctatgcacgggcggacatcctttctccaacactcgtgggtccaaaatgCAAAGAGactataaaaacataaataaaaaaaaggagatcggtcctccTTCTAATAGACCGACAGGAACAAACAGTTCCGCAACAAGAGCAACGGTCGCACCGAGTTCAAAGAAAACGCCATCCATCGGCTTAATAAGTCGATCCAAACATATAGCGACAGCCTCAGCGAAAGCGAGGACAGCTGACACGCATTCAGAACTGGACACAGGTCCAAGTACAAGTAGGGGGGCAGTAGCCCGGCAGTCAACTGCGATTCAGcccccaaaaacggtcccgaTCGGAAGCAATgctactgctagctccggtaccgaaggatgaccgcttgtgagggtggtagacccagcgaaagcgagctaccaggatcgcagaaacGCAGCTAGGTTCCTAAGGAGGGTgcacgaaactcacccaaaGGAAGGTGAAATGTCACAGGAGTTGAAAGAGGCGattgatagagcgaaagcgatcatCCCTGATTTCAACCCCGACTTCAAACCAACACAATGGGCTACAAAACGACAGCGGTCCTTGGAGGATAATAAGCCAAACGCAAAAAGGCACAAATCAATGGGCGTGACGCCCAGGAGATtatttgcggaggttgcaaaagaccgccTTATCATAGGAGTCCTGGACGAGAACCACCCGGAAGGTAATATATGATCCCCAAGGCCCAGTGGAAATGGTTCGAGGCCGAGCTAACGAGAGTGGCACTGAAGGTTATTCTGGAGACCCCGGCCCCCCGCCTGCGTGCGAAGACTTAGGCTGAcaccaaggccagataaaaattatagcatgcgacgatgagagatcggttaaactgtataaagaggccatctccaaagtcggcgaagtgtacccaaatgtcaagctagtggtcgtggacaggaaggatattccgtccaggccgcGAGCAAGGGTTTGGTTACCTTCAACCGTCGAAGACCCGGAAGAGATTATGAAGCTCATTCGGGTCTTCAATCCGGACATCCCAACGCAGGAATGGAGGTATGTCAAAACTCTCACCAACAAAAATAGCGCGGAAGAATCGAAAGAGCAGAAGCGCGCcaccatgcaggctctcctgctccTCACAGAGAACTCAATCGAACCATTAGCGAAATGCGATGGGCAACTGAGATGCAATTGAGTTCCTCGCCACTAAGAAAGGTGAAAGGTGGGCGAACTAGAACCCATGAGCGAAACCGAGCCGATGAGCGAAGACGACCggcccaccgaagaagaatacgcctcttcaggctcagaaatgggcttagggaggctgtacttcgaacgggagggtaagtaccacacacaacagcgtaagtattccgaaagggaacttttgtgcgaaagcaaagaagacccaGACATAACGCTAACAGTTGATGCATCTTCTACAGATAAACCTTCATCACTGTAAAGAAGCCTGCCTTGCCCTCCTGGAGcgtctggcagaagatcagccggacgtagtcctcatccaggaaccctgggtacggaatggcgaaatctgcggtCTGAGGACATCAGGATATAAAGTATACAAGACCAATggtgaaggtactaaaagagcatgcataatggcaaaagcacatcttaatatatttatgattcaaaatttcagtaacgcagatactacgacggttagctgggaagtgagcggaagcaacatctggctaacctcgttctattttgccggagacgacacaggtccactgccgtcgccgctaataagaagtcttgtggaagactgcaaagcacacaaccgcaaactagccctaggaggtgatgccaatgcccaccataccgtatgggggagctcggatacaaacgaacgaggtgagtctctctttaattatattatatttagtaagcatttagtgtgtaacaaaggcaacgaacctacatttattacgcgcaatagacaagaagttcttgatattacgctagTTTGTCAAACCCTCTACGaaaagatgacgcagtggagggttctgaatgaacactcttactccgatcatcgttacatagaaataaaatttgggggaaacaGCTCACGGGCCCCGCCCGCCagcaggaacttgaaaaagaccaactggcatatatataaacgggaacttaaggaaagactcccaaaatattactattgaagacagagaatcattgaacgaacacgtacaaaatccttacggaggtctgtagaactgcgctaaacaaggcttgccccttaattaagtataaggggaagaaaaagccgccctgggggtcagaagacctgtctacactaagaaacgacagcagaagacagtttaatagagcgaaagcgacacgagagagtaaagactgggactgctactacagtaagctaaaaatttacaaaaaagaagtcaggaaagcgaaaatgtctggttggagaacgttctgtggagaaatcgaaggaaccacagaggcctccagactgcgtaaaatcctttcaaaaaaacactataccaccggatacctccaaaaaccggacaggagttggattacttcgagtgacgaaactctgaagttgctagtggacatACACTTTCCCATCATCTCATCTAACGTGTTAATCAACAATGGTACAGAAAGTCCaaactctgacattgaagaaataatcactgaaactaggataacgtgggcagtgaacacgttcaaaccatttaaatcaccgggcccagatggattattcccggcccaaatacaacattcactcaactacatcatggagtggttgacggccatatttaaggctgctctgaaactgaaaagcgtcccatcagtatggaaagaggtaaaagtggtctttatccctaaagcgggaaaaagttcacacacaacacctaaggatttcaggccaattagcctatcctcctttctgctaaaaacattagaaagaattttagaagagcatattaaggctaacatcagccctaataagctcagcatctcacaacatgcgtactgtaaagggaaatcaactgaaacagcacttaactcacttgttacagaaatcgagaagtcaatggataataaagaattcacactggtagcctttctagatatcgagggcgcattcaacaacatcctaccggataccataataaaggctctgacggatttcgggatctctggcgctctggttgagttcatcaaaaacatgctcttgagcagatttgtgatcgcaaccctaggggcctcagagatcaagaaaaaagttagcagaggaacacctcaaggcggtgtgctgtcccctctcctatgggtgctggcactaaactcattgctaaagagcctagaggagagaggacaacacgtcgtagcatatgcggacgatgttgcaatggtagtaagagggGAATTCCCCaataaaagcaaatgggctaagagtcaaccccaataaaactgaactcatcctatttaccaggaagcataaaattccaaatatagctcctccgaccctaggtggaacggcactgtcatttagtgatgaggcccactacttaggtctaatactagaccgaaagctaacttggaaggcaaatgtcgaaaatagagtaaaaagggcgacaatagcactatactcttgtaaacagctaataggactaagttggggtctctccccatctatcgtatactggctttacacggcaattgtcagacctatcctaacatacggcatattagtatggtggccagctttagataaattgtacatcaaaagaaacatggcacacgtacaaagaatggccagtctttgcatctgcggggccatcagaaccacacccacagatgcactaaatattatgcttaacatt
This genomic window contains:
- the LOC129241665 gene encoding uncharacterized protein LOC129241665 isoform X3, with the translated sequence MHLLQINLHHCKEACLALLERLAEDQPDVVLIQEPWVRNGEICGLRTSGYKVYKTNGEGTKRACIMAKAHLNIFMIQNFSNADTTTVSWEVSGSNIWLTSFYFAGDDTGPLPSPLIRSLVEDCKAHNRKLALGGDANAHHTVWGSSDTNERAINSKQPLRNVALKIRSKSANPG
- the LOC129241665 gene encoding uncharacterized protein LOC129241665 isoform X2, encoding MHLLQINLHHCKEACLALLERLAEDQPDVVLIQEPWVRNGEICGLRTSGYKVYKTNGEGTKRACIMAKAHLNIFMIQNFSNADTTTVSWEVSGSNIWLTSFYFAGDDTGPLPSPLIRSLVEDCKAHNRKLALGGDANAHHTVWGSSDTNERASYKQKENKKLVKSDEAARNRKQHQKRGKSANKISCSVISSPQKQIILNRLRRTRILLFLLHSYK
- the LOC129241665 gene encoding uncharacterized protein LOC129241665 isoform X1, with product MAKAHLNIFMIQNFSNADTTTVSWEVSGSNIWLTSFYFAGDDTGPLPSPLIRSLVEDCKAHNRKLALGGDANAHHTVWGSSDTNERASYKQKENKKLVKSDEAARNRKQHQKRGKSANKISCSVISSPQKQIILNRLRRTRTINSKQPLRNVALKIRSKSANPG